Proteins encoded in a region of the Triticum dicoccoides isolate Atlit2015 ecotype Zavitan chromosome 3A, WEW_v2.0, whole genome shotgun sequence genome:
- the LOC119267092 gene encoding proline-rich protein 36-like, translating into MNTSQFMDKQILGLAASAAPSPSLAGGGSGGSELLDLMGPDPQEESEDGLRRRHHHSANGTATDVLPSYDFQPMRTATAAPAAAPPSWGSLDSNSKPASVSASASSPYNLKSAGILENRVPKNVNHEEDRSNFGLVTIADIDRTMKKYSDNLLYALEGVSSRLSQLEGRTHHLESSVDDFKLTIGNFNGSTDGKLRQLENMLREVQAGVQIMRDKQEIVETQLHLAKLQIPKTETQSSENSGVGQADSRHQSVAAQQAGVQPQHQPQTFPALPAPNAPPPPPTLQSQPPAQFLGHSSAPSVPALPQEPYYTPSAQTTEAIHQQYQAPPVPQPQAPPAPQQQYQAPPVPQPQAPPAPPQQYQAPPVPQAHAPPAPPQQYQAPPVPQAQAPPAPPQQYQTPSQFSQYSQQPQSTIVNPSSPLAPPAPQQTEYAPSHSYPPNVRTPSAYMPPPNESAPPFYGQNPSMYEPPAVRPNSGPPPSYGAPGYGPQGGSSFSESYGYTGSPSYRGNAGMKPTPFAPSGPSSGGSGNSYGTRLPTARILPQAEPVSSSPTAASGNRVALDDVVEKVATMGFSREQVRATVRRLTENGQNVDLNVVLDKLMNG; encoded by the exons ATGAACACGTCGCAGTTCATGGACAAGCAGATCCTCggcctcgccgcctccgccgccccctccccctccctcgcggGCGGCGGGAGCGGGGGCTCGGAGCTCCTCGATCTGATGGGCCCCGACCCCCAGGAGGAGAGCGAGGACGGcctgcgccgccgccaccaccacagcGCCAACGGCACCGCCACCGACGTGCTGCCCAGCTACGACTTCCAGCCCATGCGCACCGCCacggccgcccccgccgccgcgccgccctcgTGGGGTTCCCTCGACTCCAACTCCAAGCCCGCCTCGGTCTCCGCCTCCGCCTCGTCCCCATACAACCTCAAG AGTGCTGGTATATTGGAGAACCGTGTGCCGAAGAATGTTAATCATGAGGAAGACAGGAGTAACTTTGGACTGGTAACTATAGCAGATATTGATCGAACCATGAAGAAGTATTCTGATAACCTGTTGTATGCACTAGAAGGTGTAAGCTCAAGGCTTTCACAGCTGGAGGGTAGAACACACCATCTTGAAAGTTCTGTTGATGACTTCAAGCTAACAATTGGCAACTTTAATGGTAGCACTGATGGAAAACTGAGGCAACTTGAGAATATGTTGAGGGAG GTCCAAGCGGGTGTACAGATTATGCGTGACAAGCAGGAAATTGTTGAAACACAGCTTCATCTTGCAAAGCTCCAGATACCCAAAACTGAGACCCAGTCATCAGAAAATAGTGGGGTTGGACAGGCAGACTCGCGGCACCAGTCAGTTGCTGCGCAGCAGGCAGGCGTTCAGCCGCAACATCAACCCCAAACTTTTCCTGCCCTTCCTGCTCCTAACGCGCCGCCTCCACCTCCAACACTTCAAAGTCAGCCTCCAGCACAGTTCCTAGGTCATTCATCGGCTCCCTCTGTACCAGCTTTACCACAGGAACCCTACTACACACCATCAGCCCAGACAACTGAAGCCATTCATCAGCAGTATCAAGCCCCTCCAGTTCCACAGCCGCAGGCGCCTCCAGCACCACAACAACAGTATCAAGCCCCTCCAGTTCCACAGCCACAGGCGCCTCCAGCTCCACCGCAGCAGTATCAAGCCCCTCCAGTTCCACAGGCACATGCACCTCCAGCTCCACCACAGCAGTATCAAGCCCCTCCAGTTCCACAGGCGCAGGCGCCTCCAGCTCCACCACAACAGTATCAAACCCCGTCTCAGTTTTCTCAATATTCACAACAACCTCAATCTACAATTGTTAACCCTTCAAGCCCACTTGCACCTCCTGCACCCCAGCAGACAGAGTATGCGCCTTCTCATAGCTATCCACCAAATGTTCGCACTCCTTCAGCTTACATGCCGCCGCCAAATGAATCAGCCCCGCCTTTCTATGGACAGAATCCTAGCATGTATGAACCTCCTGCAGTCAGGCCCAACTCTGGGCCACCGCCATCCTATGGTGCCCCTGGGTATGGGCCACAGGGAGGAAGTAGCTTTTCTGAATCATATGGTTACACTGGATCTCCTTCTTACCGTGGGAACGCTGGAATGAAGCCCACGCCTTTTGCTCCTTCAGGACCATCCTCTGGGGGTAGCGGCAACAGCTACGGCACCAGGCTCCCCACAGCTCGGATACTACCACAAGCAGAGCCAGTCAGTTCCAGCCCGACCGCTGCATCGGGCAACCGGGTGGCCCTTGATGATGTGGTAGAGAAGGTTGCGACCATGGGGTTCTCAAGGGAGCAGGTGAGGGCAACCGTGCGGAGGCTGACCGAGAATGGGCAGAACGTTGACCTGAATGTGGTGCTCGACAAGCTGATGAACGGGTGA